Genomic DNA from Veillonella criceti:
TTACACCAGGAATATTGCCAGCAATTAATATAGTGGCGCCAAATTCTCCCAGGGCGCGACTAAAAGCCAAAATGCTCCCTGTCAAAATTCCTTTCCAAGCCAAAGGAATAGAAATTGTTAAAAAGATACGCCACTCCGAAGCCCCTAATGTACGAGCTACATCTTCTACTGAAGAATCAATAGAACCTAATGCCGTGCGCACCGTTTGATAAAATAAAGGAAACCCAATAATAGAAGAGGCCAGAATCGCGCCTACTTTAGAAAACACCACTTGCCAGCCATACATATCTAACCAAGCACCCAACGCACTTCCAGGTGTAAATACTAATAATAAGGCAAATCCCACTACCACAGGTGGCAATACAAGTGGCAGGGTCACAATCGAATCGATTAACGCTTTACCAGGAAAGCGATACCGTTTCAAAATATAACAAAGCAATAAGCCCCCTATGACTATATTACAGAGAGCAATGCTTGCTACCTCTAGCGATAGCCATAAAGGGCTCATATTTAATAACCTTTCTTATACTATGTCTAATTTACACTACTTAGCACTATTATCGATACTTGTAAAACCATATTTTTGTAAAATTTGTTGTGCTTCTTTACTGGTTAAATATTCATAAAATTGCTGTGCTAATTCATTGTCATATTTAGTTACGAGCGCAATTGGATAACGAATGGGATCATGACTATCACTCGGCGCTGTAGCCACTATTTGCACACGATCTTTTAAATCAATGGCATCTGTTTTATATACAAAACCTGCATCGGCAGAGCCTTCAGCC
This window encodes:
- the modB gene encoding molybdate ABC transporter permease subunit; the protein is MSPLWLSLEVASIALCNIVIGGLLLCYILKRYRFPGKALIDSIVTLPLVLPPVVVGFALLLVFTPGSALGAWLDMYGWQVVFSKVGAILASSIIGFPLFYQTVRTALGSIDSSVEDVARTLGASEWRIFLTISIPLAWKGILTGSILAFSRALGEFGATILIAGNIPGVTRTMPLAIYSLVEFGDYAGAFELVIYICALTLGLLWTVHFITKGSLFKYEEER